The following proteins are encoded in a genomic region of Solea senegalensis isolate Sse05_10M linkage group LG5, IFAPA_SoseM_1, whole genome shotgun sequence:
- the ube2d4 gene encoding ubiquitin-conjugating enzyme E2 D4 → MALKRIQKELSDLQRDPPAQCSAGPVGEDLFHWQATIMGPPDSPYQGGVFFLTIHFPTDYPFKPPKIAFTTKIFHPNINSNGSICLDILRSQWSPALTVSKVLLSICSLLCDPNPDDPLVPEIAHTYKSDREKYNKLAREWTQKYAV, encoded by the exons GAGCTATCAGACCTGCAGAGGGATCCACCTGCCCAATGCTCTGCTGGACCAGTTGGAGAGGATT TGTTTCATTGGCAGGCGACAATAATGGGTCCG cCTGACAGCCCATACCAGGGTGGAGTGTTTTTCCTCACCATCCACTTCCCGACAGATTATCCCTTCAAACCACCCAAA ATTGCCTTCACAACAAAAATTTTCCACCCTAATATCAACAGCAATGGGAGTATTTGTCTGGATATACTGAGATCACAGTGGTCCCCTGCCCTAACAGTATCGAAAG TATTATTGTCAATCTGCTCTCTTCTTTGTGATCCAAACCCCGACGACCCGCTGGTACCAGAGATTGCTCACACGTATAAGTCTGACAGGGAAAA gTACAACAAATTAGCAAGAGAATGGACACAAAAGTACGCAGTGTGA
- the dbnlb gene encoding drebrin-like b isoform X1 — translation MAVNLSKNGPALTAAYKDVVDEKSSTNWALFTYEGNSNDIRLAETGDGGLEELVEELNSGKVMYAFCRVEDPNSGLPKYVLINWTGEGVNDSRKGLCANHVSSMANFLKGAHVTINARAEEDVEPDVIVQKVAKASGANYSFHKESSGRFRDSGPQGPVGSVYQKTNAMSEIRKTNKDTFWAQTEKEEEKRRQEERRKMDEERQQLERERKDREAKEAALREKRDKERASEIEQQKKYQQQQEAENKEHEKQRWEEQKEKESVQKKAVRRGESVEKANEAASLISQRAMNPREMFMQRERGITPSDADVPSAAPASSQPGRLHSPFLPKQAYESERAGSPQRQASPEPAGSASPVRAAEPDVDDLEQSRCEYDEQEEEEEAAAPQDQQKEEAPVVDNTPVQEPAPEEPVQVEENNYEVATDESSAKTVCARALYDYQAADDTEISFDPDDIITGIEMIDEGWWRGYDPNGHFGMFPANYVELV, via the exons ATGGCAGTAAACCTGAGCAAAAACGGCCCCGCGTTAACGGCCGCGTATAAAGACGTGGTGGATGAAAAATCCAGCACCAACTG GGCCTTGTTTACTTATGAGGGAAACAGTAATGATATCCGTCTGGCAGAAACAGGGG ATGGAGGTCTGGAGGAGTTGGTTGAGGAACTCAACAGTGGAAAAGTCATGTACGCTTTCTGCCGCGTCGAGGATCCAAATTCCGGCCTGCCTAAATACGTCCTCATCAACTGG ACCGGGGAAGGAGTGAACGACTCCAGGAAAGGACTGTGTGCAAACCATGTCAGCTCCATGGCCAATTTCCTTAAG GGAGCCCACGTCACGATAAACGCCAGAGCCGAGGAGGACGTGGAGCCCGATGTGATCGTGCAGAAAGTAGCGAAAGCCTCAGGAGCCAACTACAGTTTCCACAAGGAATCCTCCGGTCGCTTCAGGGACAGTGGTCCTCAGGGTCCTGTG GGCTCAGTGTATCAAAAGACCAACGCTATGTCTGAAATCAGAAAGACCAATAAAGACACCTTCTGGGCACAGACGGAG aaagaagaggagaaacgTCGGCAGGAGGAGCGGCGCAAGATGGATGAAGAGCGCCagcagctggagagagagaggaaagacagGGAGGCCAAAGAGGCAGCGCTGAGGGAAAAGAGGGACAAAGAGAGAGCTTCTGAAATCGAGCAACAGAA gaagtaccagcagcagcaggaagctgaGAACAAAGAGCACGAGAAACAGCGCTGG gaggagcagaaggagaagGAGTCGGTCCAGAAGAAAGCAGTCAGGAGAGGGGAATCTGTGGAGAAGGCCAAT gaGGCGGCCTCTCTCATCTCTCAGCGCGCCATGAACCCCAGGGAGATGTTcatgcagagggagagaggaataACTCCCAGTGACGCAGACGTCCCCTCTGCGGCCCCCGCGAGTTCACAGCCAG GGCGTCTGCACAGCCCGTTTCTGCCTAAGCAAGCGTATGAATCTGAGCGAGCCGGCTCACCTCAGCGCCAAGCTTCGCCTGAGCCCGCGGGCTCCGCCTCTCCCGTCCGTGCAGCAG AGCCTGATGTGGATGACCTGGAACAGTCCAGGTGTGAGTATgatgagcaggaggaggaggaggaggcagcagctcctCAGGACCAGCAGAAAG AGGAGGCACCGGTAGTCGACAACACTCCCGTCCAGGAGCCGGCGCCTGAAGAGCCTGTGCAG GTGGAGGAGAATAACTACGAGGTGGCGACTGACGAGAGCTCGGCTAAAACTGTCTGTGCCAGAGCCTTATACGACTACCAGGCTG CCGACGACACGGAGATCTCGTTCGATCCCGACGACATCATCACCGGGATCGAGATGATCGACGAGGGCTGGTGGCGAGGATACGACCCCAACGGCCACTTTGGAATGTTCCCAGCCAATTACGTGGAGCTCGTCTAG
- the dbnlb gene encoding drebrin-like b isoform X2 — protein MAVNLSKNGPALTAAYKDVVDEKSSTNWALFTYEGNSNDIRLAETGDGGLEELVEELNSGKVMYAFCRVEDPNSGLPKYVLINWTGEGVNDSRKGLCANHVSSMANFLKGAHVTINARAEEDVEPDVIVQKVAKASGANYSFHKESSGRFRDSGPQGPVGSVYQKTNAMSEIRKTNKDTFWAQTEKEEEKRRQEERRKMDEERQQLERERKDREAKEAALREKRDKERASEIEQQKKYQQQQEAENKEHEKQRWEEQKEKESVQKKAVRRGESVEKANEAASLISQRAMNPREMFMQRERGITPSDADVPSAAPASSQPGRLHSPFLPKQAYESERAGSPQRQASPEPAGSASPVRAAEEAPVVDNTPVQEPAPEEPVQVEENNYEVATDESSAKTVCARALYDYQAADDTEISFDPDDIITGIEMIDEGWWRGYDPNGHFGMFPANYVELV, from the exons ATGGCAGTAAACCTGAGCAAAAACGGCCCCGCGTTAACGGCCGCGTATAAAGACGTGGTGGATGAAAAATCCAGCACCAACTG GGCCTTGTTTACTTATGAGGGAAACAGTAATGATATCCGTCTGGCAGAAACAGGGG ATGGAGGTCTGGAGGAGTTGGTTGAGGAACTCAACAGTGGAAAAGTCATGTACGCTTTCTGCCGCGTCGAGGATCCAAATTCCGGCCTGCCTAAATACGTCCTCATCAACTGG ACCGGGGAAGGAGTGAACGACTCCAGGAAAGGACTGTGTGCAAACCATGTCAGCTCCATGGCCAATTTCCTTAAG GGAGCCCACGTCACGATAAACGCCAGAGCCGAGGAGGACGTGGAGCCCGATGTGATCGTGCAGAAAGTAGCGAAAGCCTCAGGAGCCAACTACAGTTTCCACAAGGAATCCTCCGGTCGCTTCAGGGACAGTGGTCCTCAGGGTCCTGTG GGCTCAGTGTATCAAAAGACCAACGCTATGTCTGAAATCAGAAAGACCAATAAAGACACCTTCTGGGCACAGACGGAG aaagaagaggagaaacgTCGGCAGGAGGAGCGGCGCAAGATGGATGAAGAGCGCCagcagctggagagagagaggaaagacagGGAGGCCAAAGAGGCAGCGCTGAGGGAAAAGAGGGACAAAGAGAGAGCTTCTGAAATCGAGCAACAGAA gaagtaccagcagcagcaggaagctgaGAACAAAGAGCACGAGAAACAGCGCTGG gaggagcagaaggagaagGAGTCGGTCCAGAAGAAAGCAGTCAGGAGAGGGGAATCTGTGGAGAAGGCCAAT gaGGCGGCCTCTCTCATCTCTCAGCGCGCCATGAACCCCAGGGAGATGTTcatgcagagggagagaggaataACTCCCAGTGACGCAGACGTCCCCTCTGCGGCCCCCGCGAGTTCACAGCCAG GGCGTCTGCACAGCCCGTTTCTGCCTAAGCAAGCGTATGAATCTGAGCGAGCCGGCTCACCTCAGCGCCAAGCTTCGCCTGAGCCCGCGGGCTCCGCCTCTCCCGTCCGTGCAGCAG AGGAGGCACCGGTAGTCGACAACACTCCCGTCCAGGAGCCGGCGCCTGAAGAGCCTGTGCAG GTGGAGGAGAATAACTACGAGGTGGCGACTGACGAGAGCTCGGCTAAAACTGTCTGTGCCAGAGCCTTATACGACTACCAGGCTG CCGACGACACGGAGATCTCGTTCGATCCCGACGACATCATCACCGGGATCGAGATGATCGACGAGGGCTGGTGGCGAGGATACGACCCCAACGGCCACTTTGGAATGTTCCCAGCCAATTACGTGGAGCTCGTCTAG
- the dbnlb gene encoding drebrin-like b isoform X3 yields the protein MAVNLSKNGPALTAAYKDVVDEKSSTNWALFTYEGNSNDIRLAETGDGGLEELVEELNSGKVMYAFCRVEDPNSGLPKYVLINWTGEGVNDSRKGLCANHVSSMANFLKGAHVTINARAEEDVEPDVIVQKVAKASGANYSFHKESSGRFRDSGPQGPVGSVYQKTNAMSEIRKTNKDTFWAQTEKEEEKRRQEERRKMDEERQQLERERKDREAKEAALREKRDKERASEIEQQKKYQQQQEAENKEHEKQRWEEQKEKESVQKKAVRRGESVEKANEAASLISQRAMNPREMFMQRERGITPSDADVPSAAPASSQPEPDVDDLEQSRCEYDEQEEEEEAAAPQDQQKEEAPVVDNTPVQEPAPEEPVQVEENNYEVATDESSAKTVCARALYDYQAADDTEISFDPDDIITGIEMIDEGWWRGYDPNGHFGMFPANYVELV from the exons ATGGCAGTAAACCTGAGCAAAAACGGCCCCGCGTTAACGGCCGCGTATAAAGACGTGGTGGATGAAAAATCCAGCACCAACTG GGCCTTGTTTACTTATGAGGGAAACAGTAATGATATCCGTCTGGCAGAAACAGGGG ATGGAGGTCTGGAGGAGTTGGTTGAGGAACTCAACAGTGGAAAAGTCATGTACGCTTTCTGCCGCGTCGAGGATCCAAATTCCGGCCTGCCTAAATACGTCCTCATCAACTGG ACCGGGGAAGGAGTGAACGACTCCAGGAAAGGACTGTGTGCAAACCATGTCAGCTCCATGGCCAATTTCCTTAAG GGAGCCCACGTCACGATAAACGCCAGAGCCGAGGAGGACGTGGAGCCCGATGTGATCGTGCAGAAAGTAGCGAAAGCCTCAGGAGCCAACTACAGTTTCCACAAGGAATCCTCCGGTCGCTTCAGGGACAGTGGTCCTCAGGGTCCTGTG GGCTCAGTGTATCAAAAGACCAACGCTATGTCTGAAATCAGAAAGACCAATAAAGACACCTTCTGGGCACAGACGGAG aaagaagaggagaaacgTCGGCAGGAGGAGCGGCGCAAGATGGATGAAGAGCGCCagcagctggagagagagaggaaagacagGGAGGCCAAAGAGGCAGCGCTGAGGGAAAAGAGGGACAAAGAGAGAGCTTCTGAAATCGAGCAACAGAA gaagtaccagcagcagcaggaagctgaGAACAAAGAGCACGAGAAACAGCGCTGG gaggagcagaaggagaagGAGTCGGTCCAGAAGAAAGCAGTCAGGAGAGGGGAATCTGTGGAGAAGGCCAAT gaGGCGGCCTCTCTCATCTCTCAGCGCGCCATGAACCCCAGGGAGATGTTcatgcagagggagagaggaataACTCCCAGTGACGCAGACGTCCCCTCTGCGGCCCCCGCGAGTTCACAGCCAG AGCCTGATGTGGATGACCTGGAACAGTCCAGGTGTGAGTATgatgagcaggaggaggaggaggaggcagcagctcctCAGGACCAGCAGAAAG AGGAGGCACCGGTAGTCGACAACACTCCCGTCCAGGAGCCGGCGCCTGAAGAGCCTGTGCAG GTGGAGGAGAATAACTACGAGGTGGCGACTGACGAGAGCTCGGCTAAAACTGTCTGTGCCAGAGCCTTATACGACTACCAGGCTG CCGACGACACGGAGATCTCGTTCGATCCCGACGACATCATCACCGGGATCGAGATGATCGACGAGGGCTGGTGGCGAGGATACGACCCCAACGGCCACTTTGGAATGTTCCCAGCCAATTACGTGGAGCTCGTCTAG
- the dbnlb gene encoding drebrin-like b isoform X4 encodes MAVNLSKNGPALTAAYKDVVDEKSSTNWALFTYEGNSNDIRLAETGDGGLEELVEELNSGKVMYAFCRVEDPNSGLPKYVLINWTGEGVNDSRKGLCANHVSSMANFLKGAHVTINARAEEDVEPDVIVQKVAKASGANYSFHKESSGRFRDSGPQGPVGSVYQKTNAMSEIRKTNKDTFWAQTEKEEEKRRQEERRKMDEERQQLERERKDREAKEAALREKRDKERASEIEQQKKYQQQQEAENKEHEKQRWEEQKEKESVQKKAVRRGESVEKANEAASLISQRAMNPREMFMQRERGITPSDADVPSAAPASSQPEEAPVVDNTPVQEPAPEEPVQVEENNYEVATDESSAKTVCARALYDYQAADDTEISFDPDDIITGIEMIDEGWWRGYDPNGHFGMFPANYVELV; translated from the exons ATGGCAGTAAACCTGAGCAAAAACGGCCCCGCGTTAACGGCCGCGTATAAAGACGTGGTGGATGAAAAATCCAGCACCAACTG GGCCTTGTTTACTTATGAGGGAAACAGTAATGATATCCGTCTGGCAGAAACAGGGG ATGGAGGTCTGGAGGAGTTGGTTGAGGAACTCAACAGTGGAAAAGTCATGTACGCTTTCTGCCGCGTCGAGGATCCAAATTCCGGCCTGCCTAAATACGTCCTCATCAACTGG ACCGGGGAAGGAGTGAACGACTCCAGGAAAGGACTGTGTGCAAACCATGTCAGCTCCATGGCCAATTTCCTTAAG GGAGCCCACGTCACGATAAACGCCAGAGCCGAGGAGGACGTGGAGCCCGATGTGATCGTGCAGAAAGTAGCGAAAGCCTCAGGAGCCAACTACAGTTTCCACAAGGAATCCTCCGGTCGCTTCAGGGACAGTGGTCCTCAGGGTCCTGTG GGCTCAGTGTATCAAAAGACCAACGCTATGTCTGAAATCAGAAAGACCAATAAAGACACCTTCTGGGCACAGACGGAG aaagaagaggagaaacgTCGGCAGGAGGAGCGGCGCAAGATGGATGAAGAGCGCCagcagctggagagagagaggaaagacagGGAGGCCAAAGAGGCAGCGCTGAGGGAAAAGAGGGACAAAGAGAGAGCTTCTGAAATCGAGCAACAGAA gaagtaccagcagcagcaggaagctgaGAACAAAGAGCACGAGAAACAGCGCTGG gaggagcagaaggagaagGAGTCGGTCCAGAAGAAAGCAGTCAGGAGAGGGGAATCTGTGGAGAAGGCCAAT gaGGCGGCCTCTCTCATCTCTCAGCGCGCCATGAACCCCAGGGAGATGTTcatgcagagggagagaggaataACTCCCAGTGACGCAGACGTCCCCTCTGCGGCCCCCGCGAGTTCACAGCCAG AGGAGGCACCGGTAGTCGACAACACTCCCGTCCAGGAGCCGGCGCCTGAAGAGCCTGTGCAG GTGGAGGAGAATAACTACGAGGTGGCGACTGACGAGAGCTCGGCTAAAACTGTCTGTGCCAGAGCCTTATACGACTACCAGGCTG CCGACGACACGGAGATCTCGTTCGATCCCGACGACATCATCACCGGGATCGAGATGATCGACGAGGGCTGGTGGCGAGGATACGACCCCAACGGCCACTTTGGAATGTTCCCAGCCAATTACGTGGAGCTCGTCTAG